CAAAAGCTAACTGAACCTTCAAGTAATCCCCTTTTACATCTTCCATATCCACTAGGTTCGAGATTGTATTATCCTCTAGAAATGCAATACGGCTGCAAATTCTCTCAATGTCTTCAAGTCTATGGGAAGTGATCACAATCGCTGTGCTTCGGAGGGCCACCTCATCAATCATTAACTCGAGAACATCGTGGCGGGTTACAGCGTCAATCCCATCCGTTGGTTCATCCAGCAAAATAAGATCAGGCCTCATAGCAAAAGCAATGATTAAAGCAAACTGTTTTTTCAAGCCCGTAGACAAATCACGGTACTTTCTCGTTTCAGACAGACCATACCTGTTCATCAGTTCATTGGCATACGTAACATCAAAATCCGGATACATCGGCTTAAGTATTCTAATCAGCTGTTTATAAGAATAACGCTCGTAAAATCCATTTTGAATTGGCACATATATAATCTTTCTTTTCACCTCAGGATTTGAAGCAATAGGAAGCTCATTAAACAAAATCTCACCCTGATCTGGTATGAGCACCTGTTCAATCAGGCGAAGCAGCGTAGTTTTACCCGACCCATTTCTCCCAAGAAGCCCAAATATTTCTCCTGCATGAATTGTAAAAGAAATATTGCTTAAAATAAGCTCCCCATTCATCTTCTTAGACAGATTCCGAACCTCAAGCATCTTTCCTTCCCCCAACCTCTTTCTTAATCTCATCAATCCACTCATGGAGCTCATTAATATCTATCCCTGCATAAGCCGCATCTATAATCAATGTCTTCAGCTGCTCCTTAAGCATTTCCATCTTCCCCTCATCCAGTTTTATTTTGACATTCTCCGAAACGAAGGTTCCCCTGCCCCTTAACGTCTCAATAATGCCTTCACGTTCAAGCTCCTTGTATGCTTTTCCCACAGTATTTGGATTCGCAATGATAATGGTCGCTAATTCACGAACAGAAGGAAGTTTATCCCCCGGTTTTAGAGCCCCTTTTAAAC
The Metabacillus sp. FJAT-52054 genome window above contains:
- a CDS encoding ABC transporter ATP-binding protein; this encodes MLEVRNLSKKMNGELILSNISFTIHAGEIFGLLGRNGSGKTTLLRLIEQVLIPDQGEILFNELPIASNPEVKRKIIYVPIQNGFYERYSYKQLIRILKPMYPDFDVTYANELMNRYGLSETRKYRDLSTGLKKQFALIIAFAMRPDLILLDEPTDGIDAVTRHDVLELMIDEVALRSTAIVITSHRLEDIERICSRIAFLEDNTISNLVDMEDVKGDYLKVQLAFENDHHLQIREKGIPILDHTGVFYTVLLEKRNSGQREWLQSLEPRVWNELPVSLEEVFIARFGGKRRW
- a CDS encoding GntR family transcriptional regulator — its product is MIQIDPRSSTPIYEQVVQSMKELCLKGALKPGDKLPSVRELATIIIANPNTVGKAYKELEREGIIETLRGRGTFVSENVKIKLDEGKMEMLKEQLKTLIIDAAYAGIDINELHEWIDEIKKEVGGRKDA